From Pulveribacter suum, a single genomic window includes:
- a CDS encoding SDR family oxidoreductase yields MAQPLVFITGASSGIGQALALHYLQAGWRVALAARREDLMKSWLKAHAASAGSYEIYSCDVSQPDSVIAAARTCLARLGLPDVVIANAGISIGIDTAERADIDVMARVLATNNVGMAATFHPFIAPMRARGSGRLVGIASVAGIRGLPGHGAYCASKAAVISYCESLRGELRGTGVRVVTLSPGYVDTPLTRENRYAMPFLMRPEAFALQAARVIAAGTSYRVIPWQMGVVAKLLRALPDALLDRLLAGRPRKHRQARPGGSP; encoded by the coding sequence ATGGCACAGCCCTTGGTCTTCATCACGGGCGCCTCCAGCGGCATCGGTCAGGCGCTGGCCCTGCACTACCTGCAGGCCGGCTGGCGCGTCGCACTGGCCGCGCGCCGCGAAGATTTGATGAAATCATGGCTCAAGGCGCATGCAGCAAGCGCTGGCAGCTATGAAATTTATAGCTGCGACGTGAGTCAGCCGGACAGCGTCATTGCTGCCGCCCGGACCTGCCTCGCACGGCTGGGCCTGCCTGACGTGGTGATTGCCAACGCCGGCATCAGCATCGGCATCGACACGGCCGAGCGCGCAGACATCGACGTCATGGCCCGCGTGCTGGCTACCAACAACGTGGGCATGGCCGCCACCTTCCACCCCTTCATTGCCCCCATGCGCGCCCGCGGCAGCGGCCGGCTGGTGGGCATTGCCAGCGTGGCGGGCATCCGCGGCCTGCCAGGGCACGGCGCCTATTGCGCCAGCAAGGCGGCCGTGATCAGCTACTGCGAAAGCCTGCGCGGCGAGCTGCGCGGCACGGGCGTGCGCGTGGTGACCTTGAGCCCTGGCTATGTGGACACGCCGCTGACGCGCGAAAACCGCTACGCCATGCCGTTTCTGATGCGCCCCGAAGCTTTTGCCCTGCAGGCCGCTCGCGTCATCGCGGCAGGCACCAGCTACCGCGTCATCCCCTGGCAGATGGGCGTGGTGGCCAAGCTGCTGCGGGCCCTGCCCGATGCGCTGCTGGACCGCCTCCTGGCCGGGCGTCCGCGCAAGCACCGCCAAGCGCGGCCGGGCGGGTCGCCCTAG
- a CDS encoding RNA recognition motif domain-containing protein, with protein MGNKLYVGNLPYSVRDQDLEQAFGQFGAVTSAKVMMERDTGRSKGFGFVEMASDAEAQQAINGMNGQSLGGRSIVVNEARPMETRPPRSGGGFGGGGGYGGGGYGGGGGGGGYGGGGGGRSGGGGGGGYGGGGGGGGRSEGGFRSPYGAGPRGGGSGGGGGGRGGYGGGSNGGGY; from the coding sequence ATGGGCAACAAACTGTACGTAGGCAATCTGCCCTATTCCGTGCGCGATCAGGACCTGGAGCAGGCCTTCGGCCAGTTCGGCGCGGTCACCAGCGCCAAGGTCATGATGGAGCGCGATACCGGCCGCTCCAAGGGTTTCGGTTTCGTCGAGATGGCAAGCGACGCGGAAGCGCAGCAGGCCATCAACGGCATGAACGGCCAATCCCTGGGCGGCCGCAGCATCGTCGTCAATGAAGCACGTCCGATGGAGACCCGTCCCCCGCGCAGCGGTGGCGGCTTTGGCGGCGGTGGCGGCTACGGCGGTGGCGGCTACGGCGGCGGTGGTGGTGGCGGCGGCTATGGCGGCGGCGGCGGTGGCCGCAGCGGCGGTGGTGGCGGCGGCGGCTACGGTGGTGGCGGCGGTGGCGGTGGCCGCAGCGAAGGCGGCTTTCGCAGTCCCTACGGCGCCGGCCCTCGTGGCGGTGGCAGTGGTGGCGGCGGCGGTGGCCGTGGCGGCTACGGCGGCGGCAGCAACGGCGGCGGCTACTAA
- a CDS encoding TMEM165/GDT1 family protein: MEAFFISTAVVALAEMGDKTQLLSLVLAARFRKPWPIVAGIFVATLVNHALAGAVGAWVTTVLGPQALRWGLGLSFIAMAVWMLIPDRLDEDETAAAAPRLGVFGATALAFFVAEMGDKTQVATVMLAAQYSSYLLVVAGTTLGMMLANAPVVWLGERITRRVPIRMVHAVSAVLFLLLGAMTLLAPALA; this comes from the coding sequence ATGGAAGCTTTCTTCATCTCCACCGCTGTCGTCGCCCTTGCCGAAATGGGGGACAAGACGCAGCTGTTGTCGCTGGTGCTGGCCGCACGCTTTCGCAAGCCCTGGCCGATCGTGGCCGGCATCTTCGTGGCCACGCTCGTCAACCATGCGCTGGCCGGCGCGGTGGGCGCCTGGGTGACGACCGTGCTGGGCCCGCAGGCGCTGCGCTGGGGCTTGGGGCTGTCTTTCATCGCCATGGCGGTGTGGATGCTGATTCCTGACCGGCTGGACGAGGACGAGACCGCCGCCGCCGCCCCGCGCCTGGGCGTATTCGGCGCCACCGCGCTGGCCTTCTTCGTAGCCGAGATGGGCGACAAGACGCAGGTGGCCACCGTAATGCTGGCCGCCCAATACAGCAGCTACCTGCTGGTGGTGGCCGGCACCACGTTGGGCATGATGCTGGCCAACGCGCCCGTGGTGTGGCTGGGCGAACGCATCACCCGGCGCGTGCCGATTCGGATGGTGCACGCGGTTTCGGCCGTCCTCTTCCTGTTGCTGGGCGCCATGACCCTGCTGGCACCCGCTTTGGCATAA
- the metX gene encoding homoserine O-acetyltransferase MetX — protein sequence MPPFIASPQTMHFAQALQLACGACLRDYQLTYETYGTLNAARDNAVLVCHALNASHHVAGSYEDQPKSEGWWDNMIGPGKSVDTNRFFVIGINNLGSCFGSTGPMHTNPDTGEIYGADFPVVTVEDWVNAQARLLEALGISQLAAVMGGSLGGMQALSWTLQYPERVRHAVVVASAPNLTAENIAFNEVARRAIVTDPDFYGGHFYRHGVIPKRGLRIARMIGHITYLSDDVMNEKFGRSLRAPTLPAARGSLPPAGADPARGGPAPDLREYLYSTQDVEFQIESYLRYQGDKFSDYFDANTYLLITRALDYFDPARAHGGSLAQALAAARARFLLVSFSTDWRFSPKRSREMVQALLDNRRQVAYAEIDAPHGHDAFLLDDARYMAVVRAYFDNIAKELA from the coding sequence ATGCCGCCCTTCATTGCTTCCCCGCAGACCATGCACTTCGCCCAGGCGCTGCAGCTGGCCTGCGGCGCCTGCCTGCGTGACTACCAGCTCACCTACGAGACCTACGGCACGCTGAACGCCGCGCGCGACAACGCCGTGCTGGTGTGCCACGCGCTCAACGCTTCGCACCACGTGGCCGGCAGCTACGAGGATCAGCCCAAAAGCGAGGGCTGGTGGGACAACATGATCGGCCCGGGCAAGAGCGTGGACACCAACCGCTTCTTCGTCATCGGCATCAACAACCTGGGCTCGTGCTTCGGCTCCACCGGGCCGATGCACACCAATCCCGACACGGGCGAGATCTACGGCGCGGACTTTCCCGTCGTGACGGTGGAGGACTGGGTCAACGCCCAGGCGCGGCTGCTGGAGGCGCTGGGCATTTCGCAGCTGGCTGCCGTCATGGGCGGCAGCCTGGGCGGCATGCAGGCCCTGTCCTGGACGCTGCAGTACCCCGAGCGCGTGCGCCACGCCGTGGTGGTGGCCAGCGCCCCCAACCTGACGGCCGAGAACATCGCCTTCAACGAGGTGGCGCGCCGCGCCATCGTGACGGACCCGGACTTTTACGGCGGGCACTTCTACCGGCACGGGGTGATCCCGAAACGCGGCCTGCGCATCGCCCGCATGATCGGCCACATCACCTACCTGTCCGACGACGTGATGAACGAGAAGTTCGGCCGCAGTCTTCGGGCCCCCACGCTCCCGGCTGCGCGTGGTTCGCTGCCCCCCGCGGGGGCTGATCCGGCTCGGGGCGGCCCAGCGCCGGACCTGCGCGAATATCTGTACAGCACGCAGGACGTGGAATTCCAGATCGAGAGCTACCTGCGCTACCAGGGCGACAAGTTCAGCGACTACTTCGACGCCAACACCTATTTGCTGATCACCCGGGCGCTGGACTACTTCGACCCCGCGCGCGCCCATGGCGGCAGCCTGGCGCAGGCCCTGGCCGCGGCGCGCGCGCGCTTTTTGCTGGTGAGCTTTTCCACCGACTGGCGCTTTTCTCCCAAGCGCAGCCGCGAGATGGTGCAGGCGCTGCTGGACAACCGCCGCCAGGTGGCCTACGCCGAGATCGACGCGCCCCACGGGCACGATGCCTTCTTGCTGGACGATGCACGCTACATGGCCGTGGTGCGCGCCTACTTCGACAACATCGCAAAGGAGCTGGCATGA
- the metW gene encoding methionine biosynthesis protein MetW, with the protein MSDHATMDAIARLVPEGSRVLDLGCGDGALLDLLQRTRGCSGYGIEIADANVLACVRRGVDVIQLNLDEGLAMFGDNSFDVVLQIDTLQHLRNAEVMLRETARVGRSGVVAFPNFAHWPNRLSVLRGRMPVTRRLPYQWYDTPNIRVGTFKDFEMLAHKNRLRVKDAFGLQDGQVVRWLPNARAGTAVFHFEHA; encoded by the coding sequence ATGAGCGACCACGCCACCATGGACGCCATCGCCCGCCTGGTGCCCGAAGGCAGCCGTGTGCTCGACCTGGGCTGCGGCGACGGCGCGCTGCTGGATTTGCTGCAGCGCACCCGCGGCTGCTCGGGCTACGGCATCGAGATCGCGGACGCCAACGTGCTGGCCTGCGTGCGCCGCGGGGTGGACGTCATCCAGCTCAACCTGGACGAAGGCCTGGCCATGTTCGGCGACAACAGCTTCGACGTGGTGCTGCAGATCGACACGCTGCAGCACCTGCGCAACGCCGAAGTCATGCTGCGCGAGACCGCACGCGTGGGCCGAAGCGGCGTCGTCGCCTTTCCCAACTTTGCGCACTGGCCCAACCGGCTGTCGGTGCTGCGCGGCCGGATGCCCGTCACGCGGCGCCTGCCCTACCAGTGGTATGACACGCCCAACATCCGTGTGGGCACGTTCAAGGACTTCGAGATGTTGGCACACAAGAACCGCCTGCGCGTGAAGGATGCCTTCGGCCTGCAGGACGGGCAGGTGGTGCGCTGGCTGCCCAATGCGCGGGCAGGCACGGCGGTGTTTCACTTCGAGCACGCCTGA
- a CDS encoding methyl-accepting chemotaxis protein — MAAASHPAARNRSVARRVTLLALALVAGVLVLLGVALAVLTERSTREQLVLSVGTTAQAVAQSLDAADNTNREMAHGTMRGFQRYFEATMQLDEGTGELRSYGGLVNGDFGSVDKFASETGGVAAVYARKGDDFVPVTTSVKDAGGQRALNVPLARTDPALAAAARGEPYTGLVTIQGKAYMGHYQPIKDAAGKPVALLFIGNDVSLFQSMLQKQVEQTHFFEHGGVYVIAPGAALEQARFIYHPSARGRTVLEAFPQARPFLQALADAPDGYVPQAQALLQPATPDAWALMRKTQGGWWVVAEVPDSEAMAGQRRINTALWLLMALALALLGAGLLVMLRRGVSQPLQGLTRAVTLVAQGDLTQRFSTTRRDELGALVQEVEGMRQRYVQMLQQVRTAAGSIDTASAEIASGNQNLSERTEATAGSLAETAQSMEQLTATVQQSADTARQANQLAASAAEVAARGGQAVSEVVSTMGEINDASRRIADIIGVIDSIAFQTNILALNAAVEAARAGEQGRGFAVVASEVRALAGRSGEAAREIRQLIQASVGKAEAGARLVQHAGSTMDEIVSSVQRVGGLVGEITAAAAEQASGIGQVNQAVGQLDQMTQQNAALVEESAAAALSLREQAARLAAAVQVFKLDEGGAGMAALAVQPPLALQGG, encoded by the coding sequence ATGGCCGCCGCCTCCCACCCCGCCGCCCGCAACCGGTCCGTTGCCCGGCGCGTCACCCTTTTGGCTCTGGCTCTCGTGGCGGGGGTCCTGGTGCTGCTGGGCGTGGCCCTGGCCGTGCTCACCGAGCGCAGCACGCGCGAGCAGCTGGTGCTCAGCGTGGGCACCACCGCCCAGGCCGTGGCCCAGTCGCTGGACGCGGCCGACAACACCAACCGCGAAATGGCGCACGGCACCATGCGGGGCTTTCAGCGCTACTTCGAGGCCACCATGCAGCTCGATGAGGGCACCGGCGAGCTGCGCAGCTACGGCGGCCTGGTCAACGGCGACTTCGGTTCGGTGGACAAGTTCGCCAGCGAGACGGGCGGCGTGGCCGCCGTGTACGCCAGGAAGGGCGACGACTTCGTCCCCGTCACCACATCGGTGAAAGACGCCGGCGGCCAGCGCGCGCTAAACGTACCGCTGGCGCGCACCGACCCGGCCCTGGCCGCTGCCGCCCGGGGCGAGCCCTACACCGGATTGGTCACCATCCAGGGCAAGGCCTACATGGGCCACTACCAGCCGATCAAGGACGCCGCGGGCAAGCCCGTGGCCCTGCTGTTCATCGGCAACGATGTGAGCCTGTTCCAGTCCATGCTGCAAAAGCAGGTGGAGCAGACGCACTTCTTCGAGCACGGCGGCGTGTACGTGATCGCCCCCGGCGCCGCGCTGGAGCAGGCGCGCTTCATCTACCACCCCAGCGCGCGCGGGCGCACGGTGCTGGAGGCCTTCCCGCAGGCGCGGCCCTTCCTGCAGGCCCTGGCCGATGCGCCCGATGGCTACGTGCCCCAGGCCCAGGCCCTGCTGCAGCCTGCCACCCCCGACGCCTGGGCCCTGATGCGCAAGACGCAGGGCGGCTGGTGGGTAGTGGCCGAGGTGCCGGACTCCGAGGCCATGGCCGGCCAGCGCCGCATCAACACGGCTCTGTGGCTGCTGATGGCGCTGGCGCTGGCGCTGCTGGGCGCGGGGCTGCTGGTCATGCTGCGCCGCGGCGTCAGCCAGCCCCTGCAAGGCCTCACGCGGGCTGTCACGCTGGTGGCGCAGGGCGACCTGACGCAGCGCTTTTCCACCACCCGGCGCGACGAGCTCGGCGCCCTGGTGCAAGAGGTCGAGGGCATGCGCCAGCGCTATGTGCAGATGCTGCAGCAGGTGCGCACGGCGGCCGGCAGCATCGACACCGCCAGCGCCGAGATCGCCAGCGGCAACCAGAACCTGTCCGAGCGCACCGAGGCCACGGCCGGCAGCCTGGCCGAGACGGCGCAGAGCATGGAGCAGCTCACGGCCACCGTGCAGCAATCGGCCGACACTGCGCGTCAGGCCAACCAGCTCGCGGCCTCGGCTGCCGAGGTGGCCGCGCGTGGCGGACAGGCCGTCAGCGAGGTGGTCAGCACCATGGGCGAAATCAACGATGCCAGCCGCAGGATCGCCGACATCATCGGCGTGATCGACTCCATCGCCTTTCAGACCAACATCCTGGCGCTGAATGCGGCCGTGGAAGCGGCGCGCGCCGGCGAGCAGGGCCGGGGCTTTGCCGTGGTGGCCAGCGAGGTGCGGGCATTGGCCGGCCGCTCGGGCGAGGCGGCGCGCGAGATCCGCCAGCTCATCCAGGCCTCGGTGGGCAAAGCCGAGGCGGGCGCGCGGCTGGTGCAGCACGCCGGCAGCACCATGGACGAGATCGTCAGCAGCGTGCAGCGCGTGGGCGGCCTGGTCGGCGAGATCACCGCCGCCGCCGCCGAGCAGGCCAGCGGCATCGGCCAGGTCAACCAGGCCGTCGGCCAGCTGGACCAGATGACACAGCAAAACGCCGCGCTGGTGGAGGAATCTGCCGCCGCCGCGCTCAGCCTGCGTGAACAGGCCGCGCGCCTGGCGGCCGCGGTGCAGGTGTTCAAGCTGGACGAGGGCGGCGCGGGCATGGCGGCGCTGGCGGTTCAGCCGCCCCTGGCGCTGCAGGGCGGCTGA
- a CDS encoding PhnD/SsuA/transferrin family substrate-binding protein: MTVKATVCLALLGIACVASPVAAQSGGARDKLVVAMPKTYDKSETMGLWGDYLLHLARCANVDIQNQLGESLDRSANVDIFSEKELVESLLSGKAQLAQVNPGLVPRLVAAGQPAPFAVPGNKASNKPNSYHLILITRVDSPYRTPKDLVGKKIAHTTPTSNSGNLAPRALFPAIGLEPEKNYEVVFSNGHERSVSGVMYGFYPAAAVASDLYGRMVVKGDVKGSSLRTLWESPPFMTETWTMGKDVSPDVQARVKRCSYNYNFSPRLRTLLPGNDTLLPVNYERDFATVLEVHRKTEQARASK, from the coding sequence ATGACAGTAAAAGCAACGGTTTGCCTGGCGCTGCTCGGCATTGCTTGCGTGGCCTCACCAGTTGCTGCGCAGTCCGGCGGCGCACGCGACAAGCTGGTCGTGGCCATGCCCAAGACCTACGACAAGAGCGAGACGATGGGCTTGTGGGGCGACTACTTGCTGCACCTGGCCCGATGCGCCAACGTCGACATCCAGAACCAGCTGGGTGAATCGCTCGATCGCAGTGCCAACGTGGACATCTTTTCTGAGAAGGAACTCGTCGAGAGCCTGCTCAGCGGCAAGGCCCAGCTGGCGCAAGTCAACCCCGGCCTGGTGCCCCGGCTGGTGGCAGCCGGCCAGCCAGCGCCTTTTGCCGTGCCGGGCAACAAGGCCAGCAACAAACCCAACTCCTACCACCTGATCCTGATCACGCGCGTGGACAGCCCCTACCGAACGCCCAAGGATCTGGTGGGCAAGAAGATCGCGCACACCACGCCCACCTCCAATTCCGGCAACCTGGCCCCGCGCGCGTTGTTCCCGGCCATCGGCCTGGAGCCGGAGAAGAACTACGAAGTGGTGTTCTCCAACGGCCATGAGCGCTCCGTCAGCGGGGTGATGTATGGCTTCTACCCCGCCGCTGCCGTGGCCAGCGACCTCTATGGGCGCATGGTCGTCAAGGGCGACGTCAAGGGCTCCAGCCTGCGCACGCTGTGGGAAAGCCCGCCCTTCATGACCGAGACCTGGACCATGGGCAAGGACGTGTCGCCTGACGTGCAGGCACGCGTGAAGCGGTGCTCATACAACTACAACTTCTCGCCGCGCCTGCGCACGCTGCTGCCCGGCAACGACACGCTCCTTCCGGTCAACTACGAACGCGACTTCGCCACGGTGCTGGAAGTGCACCGCAAGACCGAGCAGGCCCGCGCCAGCAAATAG
- a CDS encoding M20 family metallopeptidase, with the protein MNAPLPPNVLDPVLALERVSRTWDESIVRELTDYIRIPAKSPGFAPDWREQGHLETVLRNAATWIEAQKVAGLTLEIVRLPGRTPVLVFEVAATRAASRQTVLMYGHLDKQPEFDGWRADLGPWSPKYEDGKLYGRGGADDGYAAYASIAAVQELKRQGVAHPRIVGLIETCEESGSADLPAYIEALKDKLGDVQLVICLDSGAGNYDQLWLTTSLRGMASGTLKVEILTEGVHSGDASGLVPSSFRIMRQVLDRLEDSSTGRLLPASFHCEVPQERLAQARATAAILGEEVWRRFPWAHADCGGSGPVFALPTTQDPVKALIKRTWEPTLSVTGAEGFPALQDAGNVLRPYTAFKLSLRLPPLVDAASCVQQMKALLEDNAPYQARVTFESAGAASGWNAPDIAPWFGSALDAASQAHFGAPCGFIGQGGTIPLMNMLSEGFPKAQMMVCGVLGPKSNAHGPNEFLHVPYAKRLTAAVAQVVAAMP; encoded by the coding sequence ATGAACGCTCCCCTGCCCCCCAACGTGCTCGACCCCGTCCTGGCCCTGGAGCGCGTCTCGCGCACCTGGGACGAGTCCATCGTGCGCGAGCTGACCGACTACATCCGCATCCCCGCCAAGTCCCCCGGCTTCGCCCCGGACTGGCGCGAGCAGGGGCACCTGGAGACGGTGCTGAGGAACGCCGCGACCTGGATCGAGGCGCAAAAGGTCGCCGGCCTCACCCTGGAAATCGTGCGCCTGCCCGGCCGCACGCCGGTGCTGGTGTTCGAGGTGGCCGCCACGCGCGCGGCCAGCCGCCAGACGGTGCTGATGTACGGCCACCTGGACAAGCAGCCCGAGTTCGACGGCTGGCGCGCCGACCTGGGGCCCTGGAGCCCCAAATACGAGGACGGCAAGCTCTATGGCCGCGGCGGCGCCGACGACGGCTACGCGGCCTATGCCAGCATCGCCGCGGTGCAGGAACTCAAGCGCCAGGGCGTCGCGCACCCGCGCATCGTCGGCCTGATCGAGACCTGCGAGGAAAGCGGCTCCGCCGACCTGCCGGCCTACATCGAGGCGCTGAAAGACAAACTGGGCGACGTGCAGCTCGTCATCTGCCTGGACTCGGGCGCCGGCAACTACGACCAGCTGTGGCTGACCACCAGCCTGCGCGGCATGGCCAGCGGCACGCTCAAGGTGGAGATCCTGACCGAGGGCGTGCACTCGGGCGATGCGTCCGGCCTGGTGCCCTCGTCGTTTCGCATCATGCGCCAGGTGCTCGACCGGCTGGAGGATTCCAGCACCGGGCGCCTGCTGCCCGCCAGCTTTCACTGCGAGGTGCCGCAAGAGCGCCTGGCCCAGGCGCGCGCCACCGCCGCCATCCTGGGCGAGGAGGTCTGGCGGCGCTTTCCCTGGGCGCATGCGGACTGCGGCGGCAGCGGCCCGGTGTTCGCCCTGCCCACCACGCAGGACCCGGTCAAGGCGCTGATCAAGCGCACCTGGGAGCCGACGCTGTCGGTGACCGGCGCCGAGGGCTTTCCGGCCCTGCAGGACGCGGGCAACGTGCTGCGGCCCTACACCGCCTTCAAGCTCAGCCTGCGCCTGCCCCCGCTGGTGGACGCCGCCAGCTGCGTGCAACAGATGAAGGCCCTGCTGGAGGACAACGCGCCGTACCAGGCCCGGGTAACGTTCGAGAGCGCCGGCGCCGCCAGCGGCTGGAACGCCCCGGATATCGCCCCCTGGTTCGGCAGCGCGCTGGACGCCGCCAGCCAGGCGCACTTCGGCGCGCCCTGCGGCTTCATCGGCCAGGGCGGCACCATCCCGCTGATGAACATGCTCAGCGAGGGCTTCCCGAAGGCGCAGATGATGGTCTGCGGCGTGCTGGGCCCCAAGAGCAACGCCCATGGCCCCAACGAGTTCCTGCACGTGCCCTATGCCAAGCGGCTGACGGCCGCGGTGGCGCAGGTTGTCGCCGCCATGCCGTGA
- a CDS encoding response regulator has product MRILLAEDEPELARWLVQALAQSGLQVDWVNDGRLVLPALRGTRYDALVLDLGLPGREGPDVLEGLRDAGQQLPVLILTARDSLMGRVQLLRAGADDFLAKPFEMAELEARLLALVRRARGAEHPRFACGPLVWDPLSQQLLLRHQPLKLSAREHALLRALVQHSGEPMAKRDLLERVFADEADVQPEAVEVLVHRLRKRLEGSGVRIATLRGLGYVLEPDAQSAPDGPA; this is encoded by the coding sequence ATGCGCATCCTGCTGGCCGAGGACGAGCCCGAGCTGGCGCGCTGGCTGGTGCAGGCGCTGGCCCAGTCCGGCCTGCAGGTGGACTGGGTCAACGACGGGCGGCTGGTGCTGCCGGCGCTGCGCGGCACGCGCTACGACGCGCTGGTGCTGGACCTGGGGCTGCCCGGGCGCGAAGGCCCGGATGTGCTGGAGGGCCTGCGCGATGCCGGCCAGCAGCTGCCGGTGCTGATCCTCACGGCGCGCGACTCGCTCATGGGGCGGGTGCAGCTGCTGCGCGCCGGCGCCGACGACTTTCTGGCCAAGCCCTTCGAGATGGCCGAGCTGGAGGCGCGCCTGCTGGCCCTGGTGCGCCGCGCGCGCGGCGCCGAGCACCCGCGCTTTGCCTGCGGCCCGCTGGTGTGGGACCCGTTGAGCCAACAGCTCTTGCTGCGCCACCAGCCGCTCAAGCTCAGCGCGCGCGAGCACGCCCTGCTGCGCGCCCTGGTGCAGCACAGCGGCGAGCCCATGGCCAAGCGCGACCTGCTCGAGCGCGTCTTCGCCGACGAGGCCGACGTGCAGCCCGAGGCCGTGGAGGTGCTGGTGCACCGCCTGAGAAAGCGCCTGGAGGGCAGCGGCGTGCGCATCGCCACGCTGCGCGGCCTGGGCTACGTGCTGGAGCCCGACGCGCAAAGCGCACCCGATGGCCCGGCTTGA
- a CDS encoding sensor histidine kinase: MARLERPWARWSLRRTLLAVLLPGLALVMGLELTVSWRNDLAAANAAFDRSLLGAIKAMDANISTDDGGLSVELPYRMLEFFELTASGQVFYRVASGDGLVEIGDAGLPAPPLPLVEGRPQFHDAQFFGVPVRVGSYARRLPRPLSQGSHSDRVLIQVAETLQSRQDFTRRLLLESVARDVLLLLAALALVALAVHGALRPLQRLRAEVAARGSADLAPIDPQRVPKDVQALVQAINRHMQRYQEVLGQQRRFIDDASHQLRTPLTTLATQVAFALRERDPGRREAALLAMKEQVDGAIRQANQMLALARADTAQLAGEGASVDLLALAEGVARQLWPLARQQGIDLGLEPLAGAGCAQPAVALGHAALLHEALANVLHNALLHVPRGGHVTVQAGVQQGQALLAVRDDGPGMPPEARARVGERFLRVEGAAPQPGAPRGSGLGLAIAQAIAQRHGGALTLADARPGQPRPGLVAALRWPAALPGEPLANQG, from the coding sequence ATGGCCCGGCTTGAGCGCCCCTGGGCGCGCTGGAGCCTGCGGCGCACCCTGCTGGCGGTGCTGCTGCCGGGCCTGGCGCTGGTCATGGGGCTGGAGCTCACCGTGAGCTGGCGCAACGACCTGGCCGCCGCCAACGCGGCCTTCGACCGTTCGCTGCTGGGCGCCATCAAGGCGATGGACGCCAACATCTCCACCGACGACGGCGGCCTGTCGGTGGAGCTGCCCTACCGCATGCTCGAATTCTTCGAGCTCACCGCCAGCGGCCAGGTGTTCTACCGCGTGGCCAGCGGCGACGGCCTGGTGGAGATCGGCGACGCCGGCCTGCCTGCGCCGCCACTGCCGCTGGTGGAGGGGCGCCCGCAATTCCACGACGCGCAATTTTTCGGCGTGCCGGTGCGCGTGGGCTCGTACGCGCGGCGGCTGCCGCGGCCGCTGTCGCAGGGCTCGCACTCCGACCGGGTGCTGATCCAGGTGGCCGAGACGCTGCAAAGCCGCCAGGACTTCACGCGCCGGCTGCTGCTGGAGAGCGTGGCGCGCGACGTGCTGCTGCTGCTGGCGGCCCTGGCCCTGGTGGCGCTGGCGGTGCATGGCGCGCTGCGGCCGCTGCAACGCCTGCGCGCCGAAGTGGCTGCGCGGGGCAGCGCCGACCTGGCGCCCATCGACCCGCAGCGGGTCCCGAAGGACGTGCAGGCGCTGGTGCAGGCCATCAACCGGCACATGCAGCGCTACCAGGAGGTGCTGGGCCAGCAGCGGCGCTTCATCGACGACGCTTCGCACCAGCTGCGCACGCCCCTGACCACGCTGGCCACGCAGGTGGCGTTCGCGCTGCGCGAGCGCGACCCCGGCCGGCGCGAGGCCGCCCTGCTGGCCATGAAGGAGCAAGTGGACGGGGCCATCCGCCAGGCCAACCAGATGCTGGCGCTGGCGCGTGCCGACACCGCGCAGCTGGCCGGCGAAGGCGCGAGCGTGGACCTGCTGGCGCTGGCCGAGGGCGTGGCGCGCCAGCTCTGGCCGCTGGCGCGCCAGCAGGGCATCGACCTGGGGCTCGAGCCGCTGGCGGGCGCCGGCTGCGCGCAGCCGGCCGTGGCCCTGGGGCATGCGGCGCTGCTGCACGAGGCGCTGGCCAACGTGCTGCACAACGCCCTGCTGCACGTGCCGCGCGGCGGGCACGTCACGGTGCAGGCCGGCGTGCAGCAGGGCCAGGCGCTGCTGGCCGTGCGCGACGACGGGCCCGGCATGCCGCCCGAGGCGCGTGCGCGCGTGGGCGAGCGCTTCTTGCGCGTCGAGGGCGCTGCACCTCAGCCAGGCGCGCCGCGCGGCAGCGGCCTGGGGCTGGCCATCGCCCAGGCCATCGCCCAGCGCCATGGCGGCGCGCTCACCCTGGCCGATGCGCGCCCGGGCCAGCCGCGCCCGGGCCTGGTGGCGGCGCTGCGCTGGCCGGCCGCGCTGCCCGGAGAGCCCCTGGCAAACCAGGGATAA